Below is a genomic region from Drosophila albomicans strain 15112-1751.03 chromosome 2R, ASM965048v2, whole genome shotgun sequence.
CATTTCTTACCATAAGATCATCGctctttctttgttttttatagACCATcttattatataaatgtagACCAAAGTCTTAAATTTGAagtaatggtatattttaataacaattgtaGTACTGTAGTTCTAACTCGCTTTATTACtgttatttacataaatatatctCAAACTCGGCTGAAAGTTACTCACGTGCTTATGGATTTTTTTATAATCAGCGATTTTTCAACTCTCTGTAGATTCTCTTGCTCAAAAAGTTTATTCATTGAAGACGTCACTTTCTTTCAAAAGCTGATAACgcttaaatgtttaaatgacctcaatttaaaatttcgtGACGCAGTactaaattaacaaaatgtcAGACTACTTgatacttaattttttgtgACGCCACAATTCgctttattaaaagtaaacagAATGAATAATATgagtaattgaattgaatattaaaaatttcttatcgattaaattaatatgctaatcagtattttataatttctatagTCATGTGATTCCaattccgttttttttttgtcaaaagaaaaaaattggcAAATAGATTGCGTTGATCTTTGCtggcattattatttatttttagacatCATACTCTGACGACCAATTTCGCTACTCTTAGATTCAGATTAGTTTCTTTTTGATTGTCGTCGGAAACGGTTGTCTATTTCTTGATTAAAAGAACAATTCAAATACTCGCGTGCCATGCAACTGTTCCGGTTGGAGCTGTCGCTCCAGTTGCTGCTAATGTTGCCGATCTTCATTCAGAGCAGTCAGACTATACCATCTGAAACAAAGCCGCTGACTCTTGGATTTATCACCGATGCACAAGAGATGGTCGATTTTGTGCAATCAGATGTTGGCAAATTAATTGAGGAAACGAATAACACAACTAATGTAAACGAAAATCAGAGCAAAGTACTGGAACATCTTAAGAACATTAGCTTACGAGTTGATCAACTCGAAGAACGCTATGCAAACATTTCGAGGAAAATCAACAGCTCTGTTGTTGATTATAGTAAAGAGGGAACTTATAGACATCCAATTGAAAGTATTGTCTACGAAATGGCTCGAATGTCCAAGTTCTTACCACCAGTGGAAAACTTGCAAAGCTACGATATCTCCACACTCAAATCATTTACTGAGGCCCGGCCTGATTACACTATTCCtggaaaaaaattaaataaaaaattttattccGGAGTGGTTATATCTCAGccaaattacaaacaattcGGAAAATCGGTTAAGTATATGTTTACTACCGAACAGATGTACCAACTACAATTCTTTCCACAACATTATGTCTACGGATTGTATATAGACCGTGCGATATACGAATTGAAGGCATATATTCTGATAGAGTACTCGTTGGTAGCTCATCGAATTGCTGGCGAAAATGTTAATTACGAAAGGATGGCATTTCGATTCAACTACAGGAGGAGAACGGAAAataattactatttatttcaaaatgcgCTTGAATACATGGATGCTCGACTTTGGCGCAATGATCCCCCGAAGCACATTGCCAAAGTGACTTACGACGAGATAACAAATCTCATTATAGGCTACGTTGAGAACGTTGTGAATCTAAACAAAGATGGAAGCTGCGAAGAAAGTTGCTCTCACCACAAGCACGCAATCTATGAGGATTGCTACGACAAAGATGAATTTTGTTCAAAACAACCTCAATGCTTGGGTGGCATACACGACTGTCAGTTTGTCGACGAAGACATGAATGTGTGTCAATCGCAGGGAAACAGCACTCGTCGCTATGAGTACATTGAATATGACAATGGACGGGTTTTCGGAGAACGAAAGGATTGTCAGCATAGAATTCATAAAGTGGAAAGCTGGAAGAGATGGCTTATCTATAATTGCGACTATTGTTTCTGTCTATGTGATCAAAAGTTCAACTCTGATCGCTACTTTAATCTTCGCAAAACTAAGTCGGACATCACAGACAACAAGGTGGTGACGGGTGTGAGGTTCGTGAAGAAGAATCGCATATTCCATTTGCAGATTCAACAGGGACTGTTGTTGCCCCGTGGCGGTATCGATGAATCAACACTGGAGTGGAAACCCGTTGATGATTACGAACTCACGGATCCCAATGTTGAAGCGGGAACAGATTATCATGTGCTTAGCTACGAGAATCGCGCCTTAAATCTGGATCAAATTTCCCACCAAAGAGACCCAACCGTTATAGTAACTGGCGTAGCTTTCGGAACGTTGGTTGATCATCTGAATCTTCAAGTGCATTTCACTCAATTCGATTACGAAAAGGGAGAATTAATTGCCGACGAGGAGTATTGgcaatggaaaataaa
It encodes:
- the LOC117576753 gene encoding uncharacterized protein LOC117576753: MQLFRLELSLQLLLMLPIFIQSSQTIPSETKPLTLGFITDAQEMVDFVQSDVGKLIEETNNTTNVNENQSKVLEHLKNISLRVDQLEERYANISRKINSSVVDYSKEGTYRHPIESIVYEMARMSKFLPPVENLQSYDISTLKSFTEARPDYTIPGKKLNKKFYSGVVISQPNYKQFGKSVKYMFTTEQMYQLQFFPQHYVYGLYIDRAIYELKAYILIEYSLVAHRIAGENVNYERMAFRFNYRRRTENNYYLFQNALEYMDARLWRNDPPKHIAKVTYDEITNLIIGYVENVVNLNKDGSCEESCSHHKHAIYEDCYDKDEFCSKQPQCLGGIHDCQFVDEDMNVCQSQGNSTRRYEYIEYDNGRVFGERKDCQHRIHKVESWKRWLIYNCDYCFCLCDQKFNSDRYFNLRKTKSDITDNKVVTGVRFVKKNRIFHLQIQQGLLLPRGGIDESTLEWKPVDDYELTDPNVEAGTDYHVLSYENRALNLDQISHQRDPTVIVTGVAFGTLVDHLNLQVHFTQFDYEKGELIADEEYWQWKINTNRTKVNLNNLDVPTRSEVSSEPLTEFGEFVEFTNTGIDKDAAQTTIPFIDIQDVVSLVPMPLSGIGLFYKGTPGYGGYVAPRILNFDYSKYIPLPYHPTDWTFDKHG